Proteins found in one Nostoc sp. NIES-3756 genomic segment:
- a CDS encoding homogentisate phytyltransferase: MSQSSQKSQLQRKPSPASFQWLYAFWKFSRPHTIIGTSLSVLGLYLISVAVSSTGFAITQINSVLGAWLACLCGNVYIVGLNQLEDIEIDKINKPHLPLASGEFSRKQGQVIVIFTGIIALLLAWLNGPYLFGMVAISLAIGTAYSLPPIRLKQFPFWAALCIFSVRGTIVNLGLYLHFSWLMQNKQSIPLSVWVLTIFVLVFTFAIAIFKDIPDMEGDRLYNITTFTIQLGPQAVFNLALWVLTACYLGMVIIGVLRLGAINSVFLVISHLIVLCWMWMQSLAVDTHDKTAIAQFYQFIWKLFFLEYLMFPIACLLA, from the coding sequence ATGAGCCAAAGTTCTCAAAAAAGTCAGTTGCAACGCAAACCATCACCCGCATCTTTTCAATGGCTTTATGCTTTTTGGAAATTTTCTCGTCCACACACCATTATCGGCACGAGTCTTAGTGTTTTGGGTTTGTATTTAATTTCTGTTGCTGTTAGTTCGACAGGTTTCGCTATTACTCAGATAAATTCTGTTTTAGGTGCATGGCTGGCTTGTCTGTGTGGCAATGTTTATATTGTGGGGTTAAATCAATTAGAGGATATTGAAATTGATAAAATTAATAAGCCACATCTGCCTCTAGCTTCAGGTGAATTTAGCCGTAAACAGGGGCAAGTAATTGTTATCTTTACCGGAATTATTGCCTTATTACTCGCTTGGTTAAATGGGCCATATTTGTTTGGTATGGTAGCTATTAGCTTGGCAATTGGTACAGCCTATTCTTTACCACCAATTAGATTAAAACAGTTTCCTTTCTGGGCTGCTTTGTGTATTTTTTCAGTCAGAGGAACTATTGTTAATTTGGGATTGTATCTACATTTTAGTTGGTTAATGCAAAACAAACAGTCAATTCCTTTATCTGTGTGGGTGTTGACTATATTTGTATTGGTATTTACATTTGCGATCGCCATCTTTAAAGATATCCCCGATATGGAAGGCGATCGCCTCTACAATATCACCACTTTCACCATTCAACTAGGGCCACAGGCTGTATTTAATTTAGCTCTGTGGGTGCTAACAGCTTGTTATTTAGGTATGGTGATAATTGGGGTGCTACGTTTAGGGGCGATTAACTCGGTATTTCTAGTAATTTCTCATCTCATAGTTCTATGTTGGATGTGGATGCAGAGTTTAGCTGTAGACACACATGATAAAACTGCGATCGCTCAATTCTATCAATTCATCTGGAAACTATTTTTCCTAGAATACTTAATGTTTCCTATTGCTTGTCTTTTAGCTTGA
- a CDS encoding methyltransferase domain-containing protein, translated as MSVTIYQQIKEFYDASSGLWEEIWGEHMHHGYYGVYGTERKNRREAQIDLIEELLNWSGVQEAENILDVGCGIGGSSLYLAEKFHAQATGITLSPVQAARATERAKEAGLAARSKFLVANAQAMPFEDNSFDLVWSLESGEHMPDKTRFMQECYRVLKPGGTLIMVTWCHRPIDKKPLTADEQKHLQDIYQVYCLPYVISLPEYEAIARQLPLNNIRSADWSQAVAPFWNVVIDSAFTPQAIIGLLRAGWTTIQGALSLGLMRRGYERGLIRFGLLCGNK; from the coding sequence ATGAGTGTAACAATTTACCAACAAATTAAGGAATTTTACGATGCTTCTTCAGGGTTATGGGAGGAGATTTGGGGCGAACATATGCACCACGGGTATTACGGTGTATATGGAACTGAAAGAAAAAACCGTCGTGAGGCACAAATTGATTTAATCGAAGAATTGCTCAATTGGTCTGGGGTACAAGAGGCAGAAAATATACTAGATGTAGGGTGTGGTATTGGTGGTAGTTCTTTGTATTTAGCCGAAAAGTTTCATGCTCAAGCTACAGGAATTACTTTGAGTCCAGTACAAGCTGCTAGAGCCACGGAAAGAGCTAAGGAAGCAGGTTTAGCTGCTAGAAGCAAATTTCTAGTCGCCAATGCCCAAGCAATGCCTTTTGAGGATAATTCTTTTGACTTAGTTTGGTCACTGGAAAGCGGCGAACACATGCCAGATAAAACTAGGTTTATGCAGGAATGTTATCGAGTCCTCAAACCCGGAGGTACGTTGATTATGGTGACATGGTGTCATCGTCCTATAGATAAAAAGCCTCTAACAGCAGATGAACAAAAGCATCTGCAAGATATTTACCAAGTGTATTGCTTGCCTTATGTAATTTCCTTACCTGAGTATGAAGCCATAGCTCGGCAACTACCATTAAATAATATCCGTAGTGCTGACTGGTCGCAGGCAGTTGCCCCATTTTGGAATGTAGTTATTGATTCTGCTTTTACTCCTCAAGCAATCATCGGGTTATTACGTGCCGGTTGGACTACCATCCAAGGAGCGCTATCGCTAGGGTTGATGCGTCGCGGTTATGAGCGTGGGTTGATTAGGTTTGGTTTATTGTGCGGAAACAAGTAA
- a CDS encoding TrkH family potassium uptake protein, whose product MTVSRTICLGFLAVIAVGTVLLMMPFSTSSGTWNDLIVALFTSTSAVCVTGLSVVDPGTYFSFWGQLFIALLAQIGGLGYMTTTTFLILLIGRRFDLRQKIAIQQALDRPGMSGSAQVIRSIIATTLIFEITGVFLLLPAFVPQYGWSQGLWLAIFHSINAWNNAGFSLFKDNLIGYQSSFLVVFTITGLIIFGGIGYQVILETYIWLRDRLRKKKETLVLSLDFKVATSTTLILLAFGTIAFFCIEIRNPQTFGSLGLVNQFLVAWFQSVTPRTAGFNTIDIGKMTTAGLFITIALMFIGASPGGTGGGMKTTTLRVLTSCTKTILQGKEEVLLYERKIAISLILKAVGVLVGSITTVILATILISLTDPKLDFIQILFEVVSAFATVGLSTGITASVSPAAKLVLIITMYIGRVGVLLLMSAILGDPRPTRIHYPEENLLVG is encoded by the coding sequence ATGACTGTTTCGCGCACAATTTGTCTGGGCTTTCTAGCTGTCATAGCCGTGGGAACTGTTTTATTAATGATGCCTTTCTCCACAAGCAGTGGTACATGGAATGACTTAATTGTGGCTTTGTTTACCTCAACGTCAGCCGTTTGTGTAACTGGATTATCTGTAGTTGATCCTGGTACTTACTTTTCCTTTTGGGGTCAACTTTTTATTGCCCTGTTAGCTCAAATTGGTGGGTTAGGTTATATGACAACCACCACATTTCTAATTTTATTGATTGGTCGTAGATTTGATCTGCGCCAAAAAATTGCCATTCAGCAAGCTTTAGACCGCCCTGGTATGAGTGGTAGCGCCCAAGTTATCCGCTCAATTATTGCCACCACGTTAATTTTTGAAATTACTGGTGTATTTTTACTATTGCCTGCATTTGTTCCTCAGTATGGATGGAGTCAAGGATTATGGTTAGCAATCTTCCACAGTATTAATGCTTGGAATAATGCAGGGTTTAGCTTGTTTAAAGACAATTTGATTGGCTATCAATCCTCCTTTTTAGTTGTTTTCACAATTACAGGATTAATTATCTTTGGGGGAATTGGTTATCAGGTAATTTTGGAAACATATATTTGGTTACGCGATCGCCTCCGCAAAAAAAAGGAAACCTTAGTATTATCGCTAGACTTTAAAGTAGCTACTAGCACAACATTAATCTTATTAGCATTCGGTACAATAGCATTTTTCTGTATTGAAATTAGAAATCCCCAAACCTTCGGTTCATTGGGTTTAGTTAATCAGTTTTTAGTAGCTTGGTTTCAATCAGTAACGCCTCGTACTGCTGGTTTTAATACCATCGACATTGGCAAAATGACCACTGCTGGTTTATTTATCACAATTGCCCTCATGTTTATTGGTGCTAGTCCTGGCGGTACAGGTGGAGGTATGAAAACCACTACCCTAAGAGTTTTAACTAGCTGTACTAAAACAATTCTTCAAGGTAAAGAAGAAGTCTTACTGTATGAGCGAAAGATAGCAATTTCTCTCATATTAAAGGCTGTGGGTGTTTTAGTTGGCTCTATAACAACCGTAATTTTAGCTACAATTTTAATATCTCTTACAGACCCAAAACTGGACTTTATCCAAATTCTCTTTGAAGTTGTTTCCGCCTTCGCTACTGTAGGTCTTTCAACAGGTATTACGGCTAGCGTTTCTCCCGCCGCGAAACTAGTTTTAATTATCACCATGTATATAGGCAGAGTAGGAGTTTTATTACTCATGTCTGCTATATTAGGCGACCCCCGACCGACAAGAATCCACTATCCCGAAGAAAATTTACTTGTAGGTTAG
- a CDS encoding potassium channel family protein → MNLSSLGFFRSLRKDNNQFAVIGLGRFGRSVCSTLHKLGYQILATDIDERRVSAALTEEIVGHALQLDSTEPAALKEAGIFEFDTVIVAIGNYVQESIITTLNVKEAGVPHVVAKASSEVHYKLLKRVGADHVVFPEYEAGCALARTLTKPSILDRFDLDPDNSIVELIVPDEFHGRTIAELQLRNRYGLNVLAVSQDGKFQINPSPGKRLERGSAMVVIGCNKDINRLPI, encoded by the coding sequence GTGAATTTGTCATCGTTAGGGTTCTTTCGCAGTTTGCGCAAAGATAATAATCAATTTGCTGTCATCGGCTTAGGTCGTTTTGGTCGTTCTGTTTGTTCAACACTGCATAAATTAGGCTACCAAATTCTAGCAACAGATATAGATGAAAGACGAGTATCCGCAGCTTTAACAGAAGAAATAGTTGGTCATGCTTTACAACTAGACTCTACTGAACCAGCAGCCCTCAAGGAAGCTGGTATTTTTGAATTTGATACAGTAATTGTGGCAATTGGTAACTATGTTCAAGAAAGCATAATCACCACGTTAAACGTCAAAGAAGCTGGCGTTCCTCATGTAGTTGCTAAAGCTTCCAGTGAAGTTCACTACAAGTTATTAAAGCGAGTAGGTGCAGACCATGTAGTCTTTCCTGAATATGAAGCAGGTTGTGCATTAGCACGTACACTGACAAAACCATCTATTCTTGATAGGTTTGACCTTGATCCAGATAACAGTATCGTAGAATTAATCGTACCAGATGAATTTCATGGTAGAACAATTGCAGAGTTACAATTACGCAACCGTTACGGTTTGAATGTATTAGCTGTAAGTCAGGATGGCAAGTTTCAAATTAACCCTAGCCCTGGTAAACGTTTAGAACGTGGTTCAGCAATGGTAGTGATAGGTTGTAATAAAGATATTAATCGTCTGCCTATTTAA
- a CDS encoding tetratricopeptide repeat protein, with protein sequence MYRKYQFKQWFCGLSSITGHYTCDWQKPHLGFLCAASAFLVLATPTIVNLPGSKLLAQVPISQDLETASLYQQGVTRYNRSDWQGAENAFRQALQREPNIAMARHYLGNTYLMQNRLDVAVQEYQEAIRLNPNFGETYYNLGLTLQQKGEKDGAIRAYRQAVVIDPTRVNAYYNLGLVLYEQGLLGEAIATYQDAIKLDPTKTEAYHNLAIAFQQAGKMDEAIASYREVLKLDSKNAAAYNNLGSLIAMQGKPDEAIAVYTQAVRQDPRNALAYYNLGVTLYNQGDLKKANNAFKRAQEEYRQQGNTEQMAKSEQLMQQVAQKIAEQELQQRQAAAQKPTANTNSLVEQLTQLAAPREQPANSGEIPVSTQQQQFQPVFPSPSPDKLDSNPNS encoded by the coding sequence ATGTATAGAAAATATCAATTTAAGCAGTGGTTTTGCGGTTTGTCGTCAATTACTGGCCACTACACTTGTGATTGGCAAAAGCCGCATTTGGGTTTTCTTTGTGCTGCATCAGCTTTTTTGGTGTTGGCTACACCGACAATTGTGAATTTACCAGGAAGCAAGTTGCTAGCACAAGTTCCTATTTCTCAAGATTTGGAAACAGCTAGTCTTTATCAACAAGGTGTTACCCGCTACAACCGCAGCGACTGGCAAGGTGCAGAAAATGCTTTCCGCCAAGCGTTGCAACGAGAACCTAATATAGCAATGGCTAGGCATTATCTCGGAAATACATACCTGATGCAAAACCGTTTGGATGTGGCGGTGCAGGAATATCAAGAAGCAATTCGACTTAACCCCAACTTTGGAGAAACTTATTACAACTTGGGGTTAACATTGCAACAAAAAGGTGAAAAAGATGGTGCAATTAGAGCTTATCGCCAAGCTGTGGTGATAGACCCCACAAGGGTGAATGCGTACTATAATCTGGGTTTGGTATTATACGAACAAGGATTATTAGGAGAAGCGATCGCTACTTATCAAGATGCCATTAAACTAGATCCAACTAAAACCGAGGCTTATCATAATTTAGCGATCGCATTCCAACAGGCGGGTAAAATGGATGAGGCGATCGCCTCTTATAGAGAGGTTTTGAAGTTAGACTCCAAAAATGCCGCCGCTTATAACAATTTGGGTAGCCTCATAGCTATGCAGGGTAAACCCGATGAAGCTATAGCCGTTTATACCCAAGCCGTTCGTCAAGATCCCAGAAACGCCTTAGCTTACTATAACTTGGGGGTAACTTTATATAATCAAGGCGACCTGAAAAAAGCTAATAATGCCTTTAAACGCGCTCAAGAAGAATATCGTCAGCAAGGTAACACAGAACAAATGGCGAAAAGTGAGCAGTTAATGCAGCAAGTAGCTCAGAAAATCGCAGAACAAGAACTGCAACAAAGACAAGCAGCTGCACAGAAGCCTACAGCTAATACAAATAGCTTAGTAGAACAACTAACTCAACTAGCAGCGCCAAGAGAACAGCCAGCTAACTCTGGTGAAATACCTGTCTCAACCCAACAACAGCAGTTTCAACCAGTATTTCCTAGCCCATCGCCGGATAAACTTGATAGCAATCCCAATTCGTAA